A window from bacterium encodes these proteins:
- a CDS encoding pyridoxine 5'-phosphate synthase: MNKESPMSLKLGVNIDHVATIRQARRTVEPDPVAAAVLCELAGADSITVHLREDRRHIQDRDVRVLKQTLRTMMNLEIAATDEMIAIACEVKPEQVCLVPEKREEVTTEGGLDVIGNRKAVEKAVRALKGAGILVSLFIDPAIDQVRASHEVGADAVELHTGSYAEAFPHADAELSRLQEASKEVLALGLRLHAGHGLTYWNVRPVAEIPGMAELNIGHSLIARAVLVGMERAVREMKDAMLGR; this comes from the coding sequence ATGAACAAGGAGAGCCCCATGTCCCTGAAACTCGGCGTGAACATCGACCACGTGGCCACCATCCGGCAAGCCCGACGCACCGTCGAGCCCGATCCGGTGGCGGCCGCTGTGCTGTGCGAGCTCGCCGGCGCCGACTCGATCACGGTCCACCTGCGCGAGGACCGCCGCCACATCCAGGACCGGGACGTGCGGGTGCTCAAGCAGACCCTTCGCACCATGATGAACCTCGAGATCGCGGCAACCGACGAGATGATCGCGATCGCCTGCGAGGTGAAGCCCGAGCAGGTCTGCCTGGTGCCCGAGAAGCGCGAGGAAGTCACCACCGAGGGCGGGCTGGACGTGATCGGCAACCGCAAGGCCGTCGAGAAGGCCGTCCGCGCGCTCAAGGGAGCCGGGATCCTGGTGTCGCTCTTCATCGACCCGGCCATCGACCAGGTGCGGGCGAGCCACGAAGTGGGAGCGGACGCCGTCGAGCTGCACACCGGCTCCTACGCCGAGGCGTTTCCCCACGCGGACGCCGAGCTCTCGCGCCTCCAGGAAGCCTCCAAGGAAGTCCTCGCCCTGGGCCTTCGCCTGCATGCCGGCCACGGCCTGACCTACTGGAACGTCCGGCCGGTCGCCGAGATCCCCGGCATGGCCGAGCTGAACATCGGCCACTCCCTCATCGCGCGGGCCGTGCTCGTCGGGATGGAGCGCGCCGTCCGGGAGATGAAGGACGCCATGCTGGGCCGGTAG
- a CDS encoding rhodanese-like domain-containing protein, with the protein MSLARTVFGGFMLLSLVASPLAAPAAAATPPSPEALQAAKYLTPQQVIQRQKRGERIVIGDVRKEAAFNTRRIMGAKSLPAVEMPLWAPKLNSKDALVLYCACPHDEASIIAAYQLQNQYKAKNVYVLKGGINEWIAKGYPFDYRQP; encoded by the coding sequence ATGTCACTGGCGCGTACCGTCTTCGGGGGCTTCATGCTCCTCTCGCTCGTCGCATCCCCTCTTGCGGCTCCGGCGGCCGCGGCGACGCCTCCGTCGCCCGAGGCCCTTCAAGCCGCTAAGTACCTGACCCCCCAGCAGGTCATCCAGCGCCAGAAGCGCGGCGAGCGGATCGTCATCGGGGACGTCCGCAAGGAGGCGGCCTTCAACACCCGGCGGATCATGGGGGCCAAGTCCTTGCCCGCCGTGGAGATGCCCCTCTGGGCCCCCAAGCTGAACTCCAAGGATGCCCTGGTGCTGTACTGCGCCTGCCCGCACGACGAGGCGAGCATCATCGCGGCCTACCAGCTTCAAAACCAGTACAAGGCCAAGAACGTCTACGTCCTCAAGGGCGGCATCAACGAGTGGATCGCCAAGGGCTACCCCTTCGACTATCGGCAGCCTTGA
- the htpX gene encoding zinc metalloprotease HtpX codes for MGNNFKTFILLAALTALVLGAGMVLGGRHGLMLGMVLAIGMNFAGYWFSDKIALAMSGAQETSPEQSPELFRVIQHLTQRAGLPMPRVYITPDWTPNAFATGRNPQHSAVAVTQGILQMLDRDELEGVLAHELAHIKNRDILISSVAAMLAGVLTQLAHVFQWGLMFGGNRDNDEEGPGLGAQLAMMVVAPIAASLVQMAVSRSREFEADRIGAQICGRPMSLANALLKLERGVEQHPMANANPATAHMYIVNPFAGMGSALFKLFSTHPPTEERVARLRALATGVSY; via the coding sequence ATGGGCAACAACTTCAAGACCTTCATCCTGCTCGCGGCCCTGACCGCCCTGGTCCTCGGGGCCGGGATGGTGCTCGGCGGCCGTCACGGCCTGATGCTCGGCATGGTGCTCGCCATCGGGATGAACTTCGCGGGTTACTGGTTCTCCGACAAGATCGCGCTCGCCATGAGCGGCGCGCAGGAAACCAGCCCCGAGCAATCCCCCGAGCTGTTCCGCGTGATCCAGCACCTGACGCAGCGGGCGGGGCTGCCCATGCCGCGGGTCTACATCACCCCGGACTGGACGCCCAACGCCTTCGCCACCGGGCGCAACCCCCAGCACTCCGCCGTCGCCGTGACCCAGGGCATCCTCCAGATGCTCGATCGCGACGAGCTCGAAGGGGTGCTCGCCCACGAGCTCGCCCACATCAAGAACCGGGACATCCTGATCTCGTCGGTGGCCGCCATGCTCGCCGGCGTCCTGACCCAGCTGGCCCACGTCTTCCAGTGGGGGCTGATGTTCGGCGGCAACCGGGACAACGACGAGGAGGGCCCCGGCCTCGGCGCCCAGCTCGCCATGATGGTGGTCGCCCCCATCGCGGCGAGCCTCGTCCAGATGGCCGTCTCGCGCTCGCGCGAGTTCGAGGCGGACCGGATCGGCGCCCAGATCTGCGGGCGGCCCATGTCGCTTGCCAACGCGCTGCTCAAGCTCGAACGCGGGGTCGAGCAGCACCCCATGGCGAACGCCAACCCCGCCACCGCCCACATGTACATCGTCAACCCGTTCGCCGGGATGGGCAGCGCCCTCTTCAAGCTGTTCAGCACCCACCCGCCCACCGAAGAGCGCGTCGCGCGCCTGCGCGCCCTGGCCACCGGCGTCTCGTACTGA
- a CDS encoding class I SAM-dependent methyltransferase, which produces MRLEDPITYFVEKFAKGSQLPLRLQLWNGRRIDLSPDPNITVTLPRPEAAQYLLSPSLARLGEAYVEGHILVEGSVWEIIRLGEALSRQGAASNRRKPWRPFTHSRSRDAEAIRYHYDVSNDFYKLWLDRHMAYSCAYFKTGSEDIHLAQEQKFDHICRKLLLQPGERFLDIGCGWGGLLCWAAKHYGVEATGITLSRNQFEHATAKIHEEGLSDRCQVLLCDYRDLPGEGCYDKIASVGMFEHVGEKNLPLYFGAAHRLLKEGGLMLNHGIATSESNSSAHDVGGGEFIARYVFPYGETPTLGVVVREMGIQGLEAMDVESLRPHYAQTLMHWVSRLEANKEAAYELAGAKRYRIWQIYMAGCAHAFEQGWVSVYQLLASKRKAGLPALPWSREYIYNPQAATDQVSLQRPEVTVSPAP; this is translated from the coding sequence ATGCGGCTCGAAGACCCGATCACGTACTTCGTCGAGAAATTCGCCAAAGGCTCCCAGCTGCCCCTGCGGCTACAGCTCTGGAACGGGCGACGGATCGACCTCTCGCCCGATCCCAACATCACCGTCACCCTGCCGCGCCCCGAAGCCGCACAGTACTTGCTCTCGCCGAGCCTCGCCCGCCTCGGCGAGGCCTACGTCGAGGGCCACATCCTGGTCGAGGGATCCGTCTGGGAAATCATCCGGCTCGGCGAGGCGCTCAGCCGCCAAGGCGCGGCCAGCAACCGGCGCAAACCCTGGCGCCCTTTCACTCACTCGCGATCGCGTGACGCCGAGGCGATCCGGTACCACTACGACGTCTCCAACGACTTCTACAAGCTCTGGCTCGACCGCCACATGGCCTATTCCTGCGCCTACTTCAAGACCGGGAGCGAGGACATCCACCTGGCCCAAGAGCAAAAATTCGACCACATCTGCCGCAAGCTCCTCTTGCAGCCGGGCGAGCGATTCCTGGACATCGGGTGTGGCTGGGGCGGCCTGCTCTGCTGGGCGGCCAAGCACTACGGGGTGGAGGCCACCGGGATCACCCTCAGCCGCAACCAGTTCGAGCACGCCACGGCGAAGATCCATGAAGAGGGGCTTTCGGACCGCTGCCAGGTCCTGCTCTGCGACTACCGGGACCTTCCGGGCGAAGGCTGCTACGACAAGATCGCGAGCGTGGGCATGTTCGAGCACGTGGGCGAGAAGAACCTGCCCCTCTACTTCGGCGCCGCCCACCGCTTGCTCAAGGAAGGTGGCTTGATGCTCAACCACGGCATCGCCACCTCCGAGTCGAACTCCTCGGCGCACGACGTAGGCGGGGGCGAGTTCATCGCGCGCTACGTCTTCCCCTACGGCGAGACGCCCACCCTTGGCGTGGTCGTCCGCGAGATGGGCATCCAGGGGCTCGAGGCCATGGACGTGGAGAGCCTGCGCCCTCACTACGCCCAGACCCTCATGCACTGGGTCTCTCGGCTGGAGGCGAACAAGGAGGCCGCCTACGAGCTCGCAGGCGCCAAGCGCTACCGGATCTGGCAGATCTACATGGCCGGCTGCGCCCACGCCTTCGAGCAGGGCTGGGTCTCGGTCTACCAGCTGCTTGCGAGCAAGCGCAAGGCCGGACTGCCCGCCTTGCCCTGGAGCCGCGAGTACATCTACAACCCGCAAGCCGCCACCGATCAAGTCAGCCTCCAGCGGCCCGAGGTAACGGTTTCCCCCGCGCCCTGA
- a CDS encoding phosphatidylserine/phosphatidylglycerophosphate/cardiolipin synthase family protein, with product MMYRLQRLAIAFTLALGLSGCGMLPVGMQAGANDQVTAQKHKAGALSLIVLPEMGHSSLLDAIRGAKKSIQVQTYIFTNYDASADLVKALVERAQAGVEVKVILEANPYIPPKPLAPGEQPTFGNNVNKETIQALIAGGVRVKRSSPKFRYTHQKTMVIDEQTAYIMTLNFTNSGLTTNREYAVVDRDPSDIKELLKIFHADWEELTYLPKDPDLVVSPNNSRARIIKLIDSAKKSLMVQCEFVSDPEIAQHLGARAKAGVDVKVMMAHFDKDPNTGRDSNADSQALLNGQGVNQLLFNKSIKMHAKMILADNARAYIGSENMTSNSLDNNREMGVLVEDKAIIETLAKTAAKDWAAR from the coding sequence ATGATGTACCGTCTTCAACGTCTAGCGATCGCCTTCACGCTGGCTCTCGGCCTGAGCGGCTGCGGCATGCTGCCAGTGGGCATGCAGGCCGGCGCGAACGATCAGGTCACGGCGCAAAAGCACAAGGCCGGCGCCCTGTCGCTCATCGTTCTGCCCGAGATGGGGCACTCGTCGCTCTTGGATGCGATCCGCGGCGCCAAGAAGTCGATCCAGGTCCAGACCTACATCTTCACCAACTACGACGCGAGCGCCGATCTGGTGAAGGCGCTGGTGGAGCGCGCCCAGGCGGGCGTCGAGGTCAAGGTGATCCTCGAGGCGAATCCCTACATCCCGCCCAAGCCCCTCGCGCCCGGCGAGCAGCCCACCTTCGGCAACAACGTGAACAAGGAGACCATCCAGGCCCTCATCGCGGGCGGGGTGCGGGTCAAGCGTTCGAGCCCCAAGTTCCGCTACACCCACCAGAAGACCATGGTCATCGATGAGCAGACCGCCTACATCATGACCCTCAACTTCACCAACTCGGGCCTGACGACCAACCGCGAGTACGCGGTGGTGGACCGCGACCCCTCGGACATCAAGGAGCTCCTGAAGATCTTCCACGCCGACTGGGAAGAGCTGACCTACCTGCCCAAGGACCCCGACCTGGTGGTGAGCCCCAACAACTCGCGTGCGCGCATCATCAAGCTGATCGACTCGGCCAAGAAGAGCCTGATGGTTCAGTGCGAGTTCGTGAGCGACCCCGAAATCGCCCAGCACCTCGGGGCCCGCGCCAAGGCCGGCGTCGACGTCAAGGTGATGATGGCCCACTTCGACAAGGACCCCAACACCGGCCGCGACTCGAACGCCGATTCGCAGGCCCTGCTCAACGGCCAGGGCGTCAACCAGCTGCTCTTCAACAAGAGCATCAAGATGCACGCCAAGATGATCCTCGCCGACAACGCCCGCGCCTACATCGGCTCTGAGAACATGACCTCCAACTCGCTGGACAACAACCGCGAGATGGGCGTCCTGGTCGAGGACAAGGCCATCATCGAGACGCTCGCCAAGACCGCCGCCAAGGACTGGGCAGCCCGCTAA
- a CDS encoding esterase family protein, with protein sequence MRKEVHHWYSDRIGKKMPIAVYGHYGFPLLMFPTAAADFEEYERFYLIEVMRPWIEAGKVKVFSIDSVNAHTWMNTRIHPSERARKHEFYDGYVTNEVVPFIWNHMGARQHIVTTGASMGAYHAMNFLLRHPDMFGGTIAMSGAYDLDPWTDGYVDKNVYFNSPFHYMPGLNDPWFIQQLRAHGKNIHILTGQGDYEAPGQSRKMSKLLWDKGIWHNLDMWGHDMRHDWTTWRKMMPLYIGNAF encoded by the coding sequence ATGAGAAAAGAGGTTCATCACTGGTACAGCGATCGCATCGGCAAGAAGATGCCGATCGCCGTCTACGGTCACTACGGCTTCCCCCTCCTGATGTTCCCCACTGCGGCGGCGGACTTCGAGGAGTACGAGCGCTTCTACCTCATCGAGGTCATGCGCCCCTGGATCGAGGCCGGCAAGGTCAAGGTCTTCTCGATTGACAGCGTCAACGCGCACACCTGGATGAACACCCGCATCCACCCCTCGGAGCGCGCGCGCAAGCACGAGTTCTACGACGGCTACGTGACCAACGAGGTCGTGCCCTTCATCTGGAACCACATGGGCGCGCGCCAGCACATCGTCACCACCGGTGCGAGCATGGGCGCCTACCACGCCATGAACTTCCTGCTGCGCCACCCCGACATGTTCGGCGGCACCATCGCCATGTCGGGCGCCTACGACCTGGATCCCTGGACCGACGGCTACGTGGACAAGAACGTCTACTTCAACTCGCCGTTCCACTACATGCCCGGGCTCAACGATCCCTGGTTCATCCAGCAGCTCCGCGCCCACGGCAAGAACATCCACATCCTGACCGGCCAGGGCGACTACGAGGCCCCCGGCCAGTCCCGCAAGATGTCCAAGCTCCTCTGGGACAAGGGCATCTGGCACAACCTCGACATGTGGGGCCACGACATGCGGCACGATTGGACCACCTGGCGCAAGATGATGCCTCTCTACATCGGCAACGCGTTCTAA